A part of Oryctolagus cuniculus chromosome 4, mOryCun1.1, whole genome shotgun sequence genomic DNA contains:
- the KCNE2 gene encoding potassium voltage-gated channel subfamily E member 2, which yields MSALSNWTETLENVFKRIFVTYMDNWRRNTTAEEEALQAEVDAENFYYVILYLMVMIGMFSFIIVAILVSTVKSKRREHSNDPYHQYIVEDWQEKYKSQILHFEEAKATIHENTGAEGFKASA from the coding sequence ATGTCTGCTCTATCCAACTGGACAGAGACACTGGAAAATGTCTTCAAAAGGATTTTTGTCACCTACATGGACAACTGGCGCAGGAACACGACGGCCGAGGAAGAGGCGCTGCAGGCCGAGGTGGACGCCGAGAACTTCTACTACGTCATCCTCTACCTCATGGTGATGATTGGCATGTTCTCCTTCATCATCGTGGCCATCCTGGTGAGCACGGTGAAGTCCAAGAGGCGGGAACACTCCAACGACCCCTACCACCAGTACATCGTGGAGGACTGGCAGGAAAAGTACAAAAGCCAGATTTTGCATTTCGAAGAAGCCAAGGCCACCATCCACGAGAATACGGGCGCGGAGGGGTTCAAAGCGTCCGCCTGA